TTTTTGATTAAGTTTTTTTGATTAATGTTTTTTGATTAAGGCTTTTTGGGGCTTGTAAAAAGAGCCACGCACAACATTCCAGTGCCAAGCCCAGCCAACACCGCGCCAATGGTGTGCATGTCTAAATAAATGCGAGCGAGCATGGTTAAAGGGATTAGGGGCAAGAGCCACAAGTATTTTTTAAAAGAATAACGGCGCATTAAAAACGCCACCGCCAAACCCACCATAGACGAATGCCCGCTTGGCATGTTGAAATTACCCCCATAAGGGCGCTCGCCCAAACGCTGATCATTGATCGTTACATGGTTTAAGGCTCTTTTGGTGGTGTGCGTGAGAATAGTTGTAGCGATAGAGGCGTTAGCGACTTGAAAAAGCCCTATCGCATCTCTTTGAATTAAGGGAATCGCCACAGATAAAATCGTAGGGATAAAGCGCGCGTAATGCTCGGTGAAATGAAACACCAAAGGCACGCTAGGCTGTTTAGGGACTTTTGGGAAAGGCGCAAAAACGCCTAATAAAATCAAGCCCAAACTGAGCGCCAACAAAGTTTTAGAAAAGCTTTTAGGCAGGCTTTCACAAAATTTTTGTTTAAATAAGAATCTTTTCATGCGTGTTATTTCACTCTTTTTTGTGTTTAAGCAGATCTAAAGAAGGGCGATAAACAGTGCTAGGGTTTTTAAAATCCAAAAACACCCCTAAAATGCTATGGAAAATAACGTTTTGATTAATGGGGGTTTGGGTTTGAATGATGGAATGCTTCTCTTTAAAAAGATCGTTGGCATAAACGATAAAGGGGATCTCGTATTGTTCTTTAGGGGCGATGCTTTTAGGAATGCCATGCAAATAGAACGCTTCTTCGCCCAAACTTTCGCCATGATCGCTTAAATAGATCATTAAGGCGGGCTGCTTGGCTTTTTTGAGCATGCTAATGATTTTATCTAACAGATAGTCGTTATAAAAAATGGTGTTGTCATAGGCGTTAATCAGGCTTTCTTTGGAGCAAGAAGATAAATCAGCGCTTGAGCAATAGGGCTTAAACACCCTAAAATTTAAAGGCACTTTGTTGTCATAGTTGGGGCCATGCGAGCCGGCAAGGTGTAAGATGAGCAAGACATTTTCATTAGAGTGTTCTTTTAAAAGGTCAGGCAAATTATAGAGTAAGGATTCATCATAAGGAGCGATCGCTTCGCAATTGGGGCATTTTTGAATCAATTCGTAGTTTTTACGATAGCTGGTAACCTTAACATTCTTTTCGCCGTCATTCGCGCTATACCAAAAGACTTTGATACCCGCTTTAGTCAAGTAAGTCGGCAAATTTTCATAAGCGTTGTTTTTAAAAGAAGAATCTAAGATGCATTCCAAACTCGCTGTCGTGTAAGTGGCGCAAGAAGTGGCGTTAAAAAGGGTGAGTTCATGATTTTCTAAGCGTTTGCTTAATCTTGGGGTGGTGGGTTTTTGATAGCCATAAAGGGCGTAATTGTGTTTCCTAGCGCTTTCGCCAATGACTAGCACCACAAACGAATGAGAATGGTTGGGCGAAAAGAGAGGGAGCGGCTTGATAGTGGGGGCGAAAAATTTAAGAGCGCTCACTCTAAAAGCGTTCACGCTATAAGCGAAGGGCAGGATTAAGCCCCCTATGAATTTCGCATGCTTGTCAAACCACAGCCAATTTTTAGCGTTAGCTAAAGCGCTAGCGATAAAAATAAACACTAACGCTAAGATCGCTAAAAAGGGTGCTTTTTTAGAAGAATTTTTAAGGGGGATTTTATAGATAATATAGCCAGGCAACACCCCAAAAACAACGATAAAAAGGAATAATTTAACGCTCAAAAAGCCTAAAACTTCATGCGTGTTGGTGTTTAAGACATTACCCATCATGCTCTTATTTAAAAACACCTTATAAGCGCTAATGAAATAGAAAGCGATGGAATTGAGCCAACTAAAAACTATTGCGCTCCAACGCATCAAAGAAGCAGAGATCAAGCCTAACGCCAAAAAAAGAGCGCCATTAACGCAAAAAAGCACCACAACCATCATGGCGATAAAACTAACCTGGTTGCTTTCTTTATAAACATAAGCGAACAAAGGGAAATGGTATAAAACGCCAAAAATAAGGCTATAAAGCAAACCGGCTTGCAGACAACTCAGGGGTTTTAAAAACTTCAGATGGAATAATGATGCCAAACACGCCCCTTAAAATCAATCAATCTTAAGATTATATCGTAGGTATGGGGATTTTATGGTTTATTTTAAAACTAGAGAAGCACTCTTGTTAGGGTAGCTTGCATTTAAGGGCTTAAAGCGCGTTGGTTGCAGGATTTTTAATGCCCCATAGTTAGGATATGGGGCAAATCCAAATAAGGAGCATGCCATAAAGCTAAAAGTGGGAAGCGTAAAAGTGGCAAACGCTCTTGGAAACTATTATACCTTGAAATTTCTTTTTCTTGGTTTAAGATAGTGTTTTTGATGAAACGCTAATTTCTAAGAGCGTTCCCCTAAGCCTAAAAAGCTTAGGGGTTTCCTTATGTGAAGCGGGTTTGTCCTTGACTTTGGGGCGTTTTTTGGTTAGTGGAGCGCGCGAACGCTAAAGATGTTTGGGGTTTCTTGCTTGGGTGGTTTAAAAGGATCGCTTGAATAACGCTAATTTTTATTTAGATTGTAAAAAACGCCTTTGAGTATTTTTTGTGATTAACGCTTGAAGTCAAAAAACTTTATTTGGTGGAAAAAATTAAAAAAGTTTAGAAAAATAAAAGCTTTATGAAAAGTTAAAAAGCGAGTGGGAAGTCAGCGAAAAAAGATTAAACCCCCTAAAAAAGAGAGGATCCCTTAAAAAGGGAGTTTTAAGCTTTTAGTAAGCAAACACATAGTTGAGATACACGCTATAAAGCCTTCTGTATTGCAAGGTAGTGCCTAGCAAAGAATAGTAATTCGTGTTGATCGTGGGGATCTTCACGCCTAATTCCATGCCATGTTGCGCGCTATGTTCAGCACCTCTTCTCTTATTCCTGGCGAGGTTGGTTCTTAAACCCAGATTGAATAAGAATTGGAAATTGGAGGTGTTGATTTTAGCCTTATAGTAGTTATTCACATTCGCCAAATTCACGAATTGAGAATTAAGCCATGAAGTCCCTGCTAGTTGGATACCGCCAAACGCGCCAAAAGAAATTTTATTGTGTTTAGTGGCTTTATCGTTGATGAAATTCACTAACAAATCGCTCCCTACGCCATAAGTCCAAACATCAGAATCGGAGTTGAAAAATTGGGATTTATTATAGGTGTGGTTGTAATCCACAAAGCCGTAGTATCTTGCGCCCCATCGTTTGTTTTTCCCAAAGAATTGCTTATAGCCCACTTGAAAGCCAATCCCATTCATCGCGCCGTTATTGGTGGTAGAAGCAGCGATTAAACCGGTGCGTCTGAAAGGGTTACTGCCGAGTTCTTGACTCCTAGATTGCACTTGAGAATGGATGTTGGAGTCAATGTAGTAGTTATCCTGTATGCCTTGTGGGCTGTTAGGGTTAGTCTTTTTGCTCACCACATTTTGTAAAGATTGAGCGTCAGGCAAGCTTGAGAGCGCTGCTGTGATGCTGTCATAGTGTTCGCCTAGCTTTTGATACTGGCCGCTGAAGTTCGCTAAAGTGTAGGCGAGGTTGCGCGCGTTATGGATTCGCTCCGCTTGGTCGCCAAAATGAGCGATGCTGTCTTTTAAATTCGTTACGGTCTCTCCCACATACGCGCAACCGGCTCCCCAAGTGTTAGAAGTAACCGTGCCAGATGGCGTGCCACGGAGATTGCCATCGCTACCCTTTTCATGGCACACCCCTAAAGAGTCTTTTACAAAGGCTTCAGGGATTCTTTCAAAGTCTTTCACCACTGCTTGGGCGCGGTTTAAAATCTCTGCTTGCGCTTTAGCGTTAGCAAACATGCTTTGGGCGAAGTTGGCGTCTTTATAGGGGTTGAATGTCTTCCCAGTGTCTAGGTTGCGCTGGTTTTGCGCGTTTGCAGCAACGATCTTGGATTGCTCTACGGCTATTGCAGCGTTTTTGATCATGTCTTGAATCGCGCTGATTTCATTTTTAAAAATCCCGCAAGCGCTCCCATCGCCTTTCAAATATATTCCTTCCCATAAACTACCACTACTCGCACCACCTGCACCACCATTATTGATCCATGGGCATGCGCTATTAAGGGTAGTTATAATGGTGCTAGCCTGTTTTAAAAGCTCTTGAGCGTTATTTGACACTTTGATGTCTTCTTTAATTTCTTTATACTCCCCATTCACCCACTTGACTGAAACAAATCCATTAGTCCATGGGAATTTCCATCTTTCTCCTGGCTGGACGCTATCATTTTTCTTCCCTTTAATTTCAAAATTAAGTTCTTTAGTGTCGCTTAAAGCAGGAATATCTTGCCCGCTTGCTCCAAAAGCCTTTTGGATGATTTGATAGGCTTTATTGATTTTCGCGTAATTTTCAGTGGATATACCGCTCCATGGTCCTGGTTCATAAAATGAATCGCAAGTAATGGTAGTCCCTCCATTTGACGGCACATTTTCAAAGGTTTGGACGCCCCCATTTTTATTTTTGTCAGAGCCAGGGCCACAAACGCTGATCGCATAGCTCATGACTTGCCACAACCCCGCTCAGCATTGAGTGCTAAAAGCACCGCTTGATACGCCGGGGAGTTGGTTTTATCATTGATTAAATTCTTCGCGCTCGCATTCAAATTAGTCCTTGCGTTATTGATAGCGTTCGGATCGGCGGACTGCCTGATGAGAGTGTTTAGGGTGCTGTAACTCGTTAAAAGATGGTTCAATCTTTCATAACTATCTGAAAGATCTTGAATGCCTTTAGTGTTTTTCACCATTTGAGAGGATTCACCGATTTGATAGCCCGCGCTCACAAAAAAGCCGTTGTCTTCAGCGCTTAAAGTGGAAACTAAAAGCGAACCTAAGGTTAATGACAGAAATTTTTTCTTCATGTTTTCTCCTTTACTTTATTAAAATAAGATTGATCTTGTCCGTAAACCTTGCGGAAGTGTGTCTTAAAGTAAGACCATACCGCAAGCTTTCGTTAATATAGTATAAATTAATGCGATTTTGATATTAATTAGGCGTTTTTGCCCTTTCAAAAAAAAAAAAAAGGTTTTTGTAGCGTTTCTAAACAAATATTAAACCAATAAAGGTCATTTTAAAAGAAATGAGGTTGTTTAATAGGGGTAGTTACAAAAAAGGGGTTTTTAACTTTGATCGTTTGGTTGTTTGAGATTTGTTTGTAATAAAGCGGTTTTAAAAGAAATGAGGTTGTTTGAATGGGGGTAGCTATAAAAAGGGGGGTTTAACTTTGATTGTTTGGTTGCTTTAGATTTGTTGTAAAAAGGATTTTCTTAAGGAGATAGAAAGGTTTTGCAATCATTTTCCTCAAAAACTCAAGGGTTTGCTTGTAAAAGCGGGGTTATCCTTGAGTTTTGGGGCGTTTGCATGCGGTTATTTAAAAATTACCGCTCACTTGGCGCGAGACGCTTATTCTTTTAAACAAGGCTTTGATTCGTTTCTTAAAGCTTAACCAACGCTCTGTTAGGGCAAAAATTAGGACAAAGCCTAATCCCCTACATAGACTTGTCTTGGGCGCGTGATCCTAGCTTGCGGGCTTTTGACATGCTCTAATAGTTGAGCGCACCAGCCCACGGTTCTGCCAATGACAAACACCGGCGTGAAAAAACGCACCGGGATTTTTAAAGCCCTTAAAATGGTGCCGGAGTAAAAATCCACATTAGGGTAGAGATTCCTTTCAATGAAATACTCGTCTTTTAGCGCGATTTCTTCCACTTTCGCAGCGATTTCGCTCAACCTCTCGTCCATTTTAACGCCTTTTTTATGCAGTTCGTCTTTCAAGCCTTTTAAGATTTTAGCGCGCGGATCGTAGCTTTTATACACCCTATGCCCAAAGCCCATGAGTTTGAAATTATCGTTTTTGTCTTTCACTCGCGCGATGTATTTATCCACGTTTTTCACATCGCCGATTTCTTCTAATTGGATAAGCACTTTTTCATTCGCCCCGCCATGCAAATGCCCCCATAAAGCGCTAATGCCAGCACTAATAGCGGCATAAGGATGCACGCCGGTGCTAGCGACATTCCTTACTGTGGTAGAAGAGGCGTTTTGGCTGTGATCAGCGTGTAGGGTTAGGATTTTATCAAAGGCTTCCACTTCTAGGGGCGTGATTTCCACCTCGCCTTGAGTGGTGTGTTTTAAACGGCTATAAGGATACCCTCTCAGCATGAAAAGGATATTTTCCACATAAGAGCGCGCGATATCCGGATAAATAATGGGTGCTCCCACTTCATTACGATAGCAAATAGCCGCAAGCGTGGGGATTTTAGCGACAATCCTTCTGGCCATCGTCTGGTAATCTTCTTCAGTGTGCATGTTTTGGTGCGTGGAATAAAGGGTGGATAAAATAGACACCCCGCTAGAGAGTTTCGCCATAGGGTGGGCGTTACTAGGGAAAGCTGAAAACATGTTCAACAAGCTCTCATGCACAAAGCTTCTGTGGCGTAGTTCCAATTCAAACTCTAGGCTTTCATCTTGATTTTTGGGCAATTCCCCTGTGAGGAGCAATTTGCACACATCTACATATTTGTATTTGGCGACTAAATCTTCTATTCTATGCCCTCTGTAATACAATTCGCCTTTTTTGCCATTGACATAGCTGATCTTAGATTGGCACCCAGCGGTAGAAGAATACCCTGGATCGTAAGAAAAAAACCCGGTCGTTTCAAAAAGCTTGGAAAAATCCACCGCTTTAGGCCCACGAGTGCTTTCAATCGTTTCAAATTCATAGCGTTCATTATTTTCATTATTGATTAAAGTAACAGACATTTGACTTCCTTAAGTTTTCAGAATGATAGCACTCCATTATAAGCCAAAAAATTAAATGATTTCTTTTTAAAAACATTCCGTTTTTTCAAGTTATTTCCAACCGCTACTTTTAAACACGCATTCAAAAAAAAGATTTTTAGGGGTTATATAGTATTTTTGCGCTAGTATAGTTACTCAAATTTTATAAAAAGGATTGAGAGATGGCTTACAACCCTAAAATTTTACAAAAGCCTAAAGAGGGCGAAGAAATTACGATTAAAGACAACAAATTGCATGTGCCAAATTACCCCATTATCCCTTTCATTGAGGGCGATGGCATTGGATCGGATATTACCCCTGCGATGATTAAAGTCGTGGATAGTGCGGTTCAAAAAGCGTATAAGGGCGAGAAAAAAATCGCATGGTATGAAGTGTTTGTGGGCGAAAAATGCTATCAACAATTTAAAGATCATAAAGAATTAAGCCCTGAAGAGCAATGGCTCTTACCGGACACTATTGAAGCGATCAACCATTATAAAGTCTCTATTAAAGGGCCTTTAACCACGCCGATTGGTGAGGGGTTTAGATCTTTGAATGTGGCGTTACGCCAAAAAATGGATTTGTATGTGTGCTTGAGACCGGTTCGGTGGTATGGGAGTCCTAGCCCGGTGAAAGAACCACAAAAAGTGGATATGGTGATTTTTAGAGAAAATTCTGAAGACATTTATGCGGGCATTGAATGGCAAGAAGGCAGTGCGGAAGCGAAAAAACTCATCCATTTTTTACAAAATGAATTAAAGGTTAAAAAAATCCGCTTCCCTGAAAGCAGCGGCGTAGGGATAAAACCCATTAGTAAGGAAGGCACAGAGAGGCTAGTGAGAAAGGCGATTGAATACGCTATTGATAACGACAAGCCAAGCGTAACTTTTGTGCATAAAGGCAATATCATGAAATACACCGAAGGGGCGTTCATGAAATGGGGCTATGCGCTCGCTCAAAAAGAATTTAACGCTCAAGTCATTGATAAAGGCCCATGGTGTTCTTTGAAAAACCCTAAAACCGGTAAAGAAATCATCATTAAAGACATGATCGCTGACGCGTTTTTGCAACAAATCTTATTACGCCCTAGCGAATACAGCGTCATTGCGACCATGAATTTGAACGGGGATTATATCTCTGATGCGTTAGCGGCGATGGTGGGGGGCATTGGTATCGCTCCTGGGGCTAATCTCAATGACACAGTGGGCATGTTTGAAGCCACCCATGGCACCGCTCCTAAATACGCTGGGCTGGATAAAGTCAATCCGGGGTCTATTATTTTGAGCGCGGAAATGATGTTAAGGCATATGGGCTGGGTGGAAGCGGCTGATTTGATCGTCTCTGCTATGGAAAAAGCGATTAAGAGCAAGAAAGTAACTTATGATTTCGCTCGTTTGATGGATGGGGCTAAAGAAGTCAAATGCTCTGAATTCGCTAGCGTGATGATTGAAAACATGTGAAAGAGCGTTTTTTAAGCTCTGGTGTTTGATGCGATTATTAGGCTAATACTATCATAAGGAATGAAATTGATAAAATTTGTGCGTAATGTGGTTTTATTCATTTTAACAGCGATCTTTTTAGCGCTCATGCTTTTGGTGAGCTATTGCATGCCCCATTATAGCGTGGCTGTCATTAGCGGGGTGGAAGTCAAAAGAATGAATGAAAATGAAAACACGCCCAACAATAAGGAAGTAAAAACCCTTGCTAGAGATGTCTATTTTGTGCAAACTTACGACCCTAAAGATCAAAAAAGCGTGACCGTTTATCGTAACGAAGACACGCGCTTTGGCTTCCCTTTTTATTTTAAGTTTAATTCGGCTGATATTTCAGCTCTCGCTCAAAGTTTAGTCAACCAGCAAGTGGAAGTGCAATACTATGGCTGGCGGATCAATTTGTTTAACATGTTCCCTAATGTGATTTTTCTAAAGCCCTTAAAAGAGAGTGCTGACATTTCAAAACCCATTTTTAGCTGGATTTTATACGCCTTGCTACTAGTGGGCTTTTTTATCAGCGCGCGTTCTGTTTGCACTTTATTTAAGAGCAAAGCTCATTAATTCTTTCAGGCTTTGTTGGAAAATCACAATGGGGTTATTGGAGCGTGTATTAAAAAGCTCAATATAGGGCAAACTGATGCTGTGAAAAGCGGTGTTGTTTCCTTTTAAATTGATAGCGATTTTATAATCTAGTTGGTGGGATTTCAATAAAAAGTCATTCAGCAAACAATCATTGATTAAGCCCAAATTGTCATGGCTAATCAAAAGCGTTTTGGCTTTTAATTTCAGGGCAAAATTTAGCATGTTTTCTTCTAAAGTGATAGGCACGCATAGCCCCCCAGCCCCTTCAACGATGACTAAATCATAAGTTTTGGTGAAATTTTGGAGGCGTTGGGTCAAATTGTCCGTGTCAATGGGGGCGTTTGGATCTTCTTCTTGTTGGGCGATGAGGGGGGCTGAAGCTTTATGATAACGATAGAATGAGATGTCTTTTAAGGTTAAAGAGCGATCCAAAAGGCGGTTATCTTGCAAGAACAAATGCGCGTCGCTAAAGTGGTTGGTTGCATCATTAACGCCTGTTTCAATGGGTTTTAACAAGATCGTTTTAACGCCACAAGCGTTGCAATATTGGGCTAATAGCCTAGCGCATGTGGTTTTTCCGGCATTGGTGTTAGTCGCGCTGATAAAGAGCATGGTTTAACTTTTAAACTGATAAGCGCCCTCAAAGATTTGAGAAGTCAATACATTTTTGATTTGTGGTAACTTCACATTCTTTAGCGCTTCTCTTGGGACTTCAACCACTAATTCCTCAAACGCTTGGTCATTTAAAGGGTTATCAATATCAAAAACGAAACTTAAGATATTGTGGAGCGAGTTATAGGTAACCTTGTCAATTAACGCATAAGTTAGTCTAATTCCCTCTGCTTGCTCTATGGCTGTTACGATGCTTTTAGATAGTCTAGGGCTGATGTTACCAAGTTGTGTCGCTAAATCTGAAATAAAGCAATACCCTGCATCGGTGTCTATGGTGTTAGCAAGCACTTTAGCAATCAATGTCCTACTCACTTTTTTACCTTGTCGCATAGCGTTGGCAACCTTGCGGATTTTAATATTGTGGTTATAGCTCTGTCTAAAGCTTTTGCTTGTGAGACATTTTAGTTTTTCTCTGTCAAAAATACCTTTTCGTTCCCAATCCTCTATCTCATCAATAGAGAATGATTGTTGATACCCATTAGCCCTAGAACTATTCTGTCTTGCTATAATACTAGATTTAACAAAGTCCATAACTCCTAACCCCTCTGTATCTCTAGGTAGTCTTATCGCTTTTATTTGTGTCTTAACGATGTTTTTAAAATACACACCATAATTGTCTTTGTCTTCTTTTTTAAAGAAAGTATAGACTTTGTCTTGTAATCTTGTGAGAGATTGTGGCAATTCATTAGGAGCAGAGAATGTGATGCCTGTAAAAGTCCAATCCACTTTACCAAAATCCTTTTCTGTCGCTAATACTAAATCTACTTTTCCAGTCTCGGCGTTGTCGCAATAACAAATCGCCTCTTGATTGAAATACTTCGCCAAATCTAATAATTGGTCTTTCAAGTCAAATGAGTTACTAGGTTCGTTTTGAAACACAAAGAAACTAACTTCTTTGCTTGGTAATAATGGGTCATCTAACCTATCTTTCCAATAACCTGTTACTTGTAGATAACCTAAAAAGTGTCTCTTTTGGTCTAATAGAGATTTTAGCTCTTGTGTCCTTTTAATATTGTCTTTTTGAGTGAAGCGGTATTTTTTGACAAATTTATCGCTAGACATAAAGTCTCTCATTGTCGCATTGCTGTTTATGAACTTATCAACATAGTCTTTACCTAACTTCCTACTCAATGTCTCATAAATTCCTTTAACTAAAATCTTATATTGGGGGATAACTTTACCTGTCGGTTTAAAGAACTCCTTAACTTTAATAGATTTTGTGGGGTCAATGTCATCAGTTGCCTCTCTAAATTTAGTCTTATTCTCTTTCATTTGAGCTAAATAAAGCTTTGATATTTTGTCTTTTTCATTAGGTCTTAATCCACTACTATAAGCTTTTTTTAACAAGGCTTGTTGGTCATTAGTGAATGTAGCTTCAAAATAAGGTTTAAAAACTCTAAACGCCGAGATAGTCCCAAAAGGTAGTCCGCTTTTGATTTTATTGACAATACCTCCAAGTCTAGTAGCTTTAATAGTCGTGTTTTGTTCGCTTTTAAGTCGTGAGAGTTCCTCACCAAACGCATCTAATGTCGCTCTTAAAGATAAGCCCCCTTTTATCCTCACTCTAGGTTTATTTTGTCTAGCTAGTTTCTTGTCCGCTAACGCCTTATCAATAGATGCTGTCAAAGAAGTGTTTCTATCATGTGGTTCATCAACCAATTCTAAAAAATCGTAATTCAATAACATTTTGTGTCCTTTTTCTAAGCGAGATTGTAACGCTTTATCTTTGAGCTTTCAGCGGGTCATTAGGGTTTATTTGGTATAATACCAAAACTTCATTTAAGGTTGGTTCTTATGAATATTTTATTTGGGATTAGCGACACGCAAGAATGTTATAACGCTATTAAATTCGCTGTCAAATTAGCCCATTCGCTTAAAGAGGTCCGTTTCACCTTGTTGCATGTGAGCATGGAAGTGTTTATTTATAGCGAAAGCGGGATGATGGATTATGGCCAGACAGAAGCTTTAGAGGAAGAAAAAGCTAAGGCTTTGTTAAAGCAATTTGAAGACGCTTTCAAAAAAGAAAATATAGAGTGTGAGAGCGTTCTAAAAAGCGGTGATTTGATTGATGTGGTTTTAGAAATGGCTAAGGATTATGATTTGTTATTGATTGGGGCGAGCGAGTCTAATTTGTTGTATCGTTTGTTCATTTCGCACCAAAATAGCCTTGTTGAACAATCCAGTATCCCTGTTGTGATCGCCAAGTAGCATGGATAAGCGGCATGAAAATGTATAACATACCCACCCCCACCATGTCGCAAGTGATCATGCTTAATGACTCCATTACGACAGCGGAATTTATGGTTTCTGCTTTAAGGGATTTTTTTGACAAGCCTTTAGAAGAAGCTCAAAAACTCATGCTAAGCATCCATCGTGATGGCGATGGGGTTTGTGGCGTTTATCCTTATGAAA
This DNA window, taken from Helicobacter pylori, encodes the following:
- a CDS encoding universal stress protein; amino-acid sequence: MNILFGISDTQECYNAIKFAVKLAHSLKEVRFTLLHVSMEVFIYSESGMMDYGQTEALEEEKAKALLKQFEDAFKKENIECESVLKSGDLIDVVLEMAKDYDLLLIGASESNLLYRLFISHQNSLVEQSSIPVVIAK
- a CDS encoding citrate synthase, whose amino-acid sequence is MSVTLINNENNERYEFETIESTRGPKAVDFSKLFETTGFFSYDPGYSSTAGCQSKISYVNGKKGELYYRGHRIEDLVAKYKYVDVCKLLLTGELPKNQDESLEFELELRHRSFVHESLLNMFSAFPSNAHPMAKLSSGVSILSTLYSTHQNMHTEEDYQTMARRIVAKIPTLAAICYRNEVGAPIIYPDIARSYVENILFMLRGYPYSRLKHTTQGEVEITPLEVEAFDKILTLHADHSQNASSTTVRNVASTGVHPYAAISAGISALWGHLHGGANEKVLIQLEEIGDVKNVDKYIARVKDKNDNFKLMGFGHRVYKSYDPRAKILKGLKDELHKKGVKMDERLSEIAAKVEEIALKDEYFIERNLYPNVDFYSGTILRALKIPVRFFTPVFVIGRTVGWCAQLLEHVKSPQARITRPRQVYVGD
- a CDS encoding DUF1523 family protein; the protein is MIKFVRNVVLFILTAIFLALMLLVSYCMPHYSVAVISGVEVKRMNENENTPNNKEVKTLARDVYFVQTYDPKDQKSVTVYRNEDTRFGFPFYFKFNSADISALAQSLVNQQVEVQYYGWRINLFNMFPNVIFLKPLKESADISKPIFSWILYALLLVGFFISARSVCTLFKSKAH
- the bioD gene encoding dethiobiotin synthase; protein product: MLFISATNTNAGKTTCARLLAQYCNACGVKTILLKPIETGVNDATNHFSDAHLFLQDNRLLDRSLTLKDISFYRYHKASAPLIAQQEEDPNAPIDTDNLTQRLQNFTKTYDLVIVEGAGGLCVPITLEENMLNFALKLKAKTLLISHDNLGLINDCLLNDFLLKSHQLDYKIAINLKGNNTAFHSISLPYIELFNTRSNNPIVIFQQSLKELMSFALK
- the icd gene encoding isocitrate dehydrogenase (NADP(+)), with protein sequence MAYNPKILQKPKEGEEITIKDNKLHVPNYPIIPFIEGDGIGSDITPAMIKVVDSAVQKAYKGEKKIAWYEVFVGEKCYQQFKDHKELSPEEQWLLPDTIEAINHYKVSIKGPLTTPIGEGFRSLNVALRQKMDLYVCLRPVRWYGSPSPVKEPQKVDMVIFRENSEDIYAGIEWQEGSAEAKKLIHFLQNELKVKKIRFPESSGVGIKPISKEGTERLVRKAIEYAIDNDKPSVTFVHKGNIMKYTEGAFMKWGYALAQKEFNAQVIDKGPWCSLKNPKTGKEIIIKDMIADAFLQQILLRPSEYSVIATMNLNGDYISDALAAMVGGIGIAPGANLNDTVGMFEATHGTAPKYAGLDKVNPGSIILSAEMMLRHMGWVEAADLIVSAMEKAIKSKKVTYDFARLMDGAKEVKCSEFASVMIENM
- the lpxE gene encoding lipid A 1-phosphatase LpxE; translated protein: MPKSFSKTLLALSLGLILLGVFAPFPKVPKQPSVPLVFHFTEHYARFIPTILSVAIPLIQRDAIGLFQVANASIATTILTHTTKRALNHVTINDQRLGERPYGGNFNMPSGHSSMVGLAVAFLMRRYSFKKYLWLLPLIPLTMLARIYLDMHTIGAVLAGLGTGMLCVALFTSPKKP
- the eptA gene encoding phosphoethanolamine--lipid A transferase EptA, with the translated sequence MASLFHLKFLKPLSCLQAGLLYSLIFGVLYHFPLFAYVYKESNQVSFIAMMVVVLFCVNGALFLALGLISASLMRWSAIVFSWLNSIAFYFISAYKVFLNKSMMGNVLNTNTHEVLGFLSVKLFLFIVVFGVLPGYIIYKIPLKNSSKKAPFLAILALVFIFIASALANAKNWLWFDKHAKFIGGLILPFAYSVNAFRVSALKFFAPTIKPLPLFSPNHSHSFVVLVIGESARKHNYALYGYQKPTTPRLSKRLENHELTLFNATSCATYTTASLECILDSSFKNNAYENLPTYLTKAGIKVFWYSANDGEKNVKVTSYRKNYELIQKCPNCEAIAPYDESLLYNLPDLLKEHSNENVLLILHLAGSHGPNYDNKVPLNFRVFKPYCSSADLSSCSKESLINAYDNTIFYNDYLLDKIISMLKKAKQPALMIYLSDHGESLGEEAFYLHGIPKSIAPKEQYEIPFIVYANDLFKEKHSIIQTQTPINQNVIFHSILGVFLDFKNPSTVYRPSLDLLKHKKE
- a CDS encoding ATP-dependent Clp protease adaptor ClpS, producing MKMYNIPTPTMSQVIMLNDSITTAEFMVSALRDFFDKPLEEAQKLMLSIHRDGDGVCGVYPYEIAIYKAVCVRDKARALKFPLRLMVQEVK